From the genome of Helicobacter pylori, one region includes:
- a CDS encoding thiamine pyrophosphate-dependent enzyme, whose product MVKEVKTLKGFSQSAEKFQGSHLLCPGCGHGIIVREVLNAVDGPIVLGNSTGCLEVCSAVYPHTSWDVPWIHIGFENGSTAISGVEAMYKALVNKGRYQGQKPKFVAFGGDGASYDIGFQFISGCMERGHDMTYICLDNENYANTGGQRSGSTPLGASTSTTPSGSVSFGKKEKKKDIVNIMASHGVPYVAQLSPNKWKDMNKKIKTALDTEGPCFINALSPCTTEWKFESNKTIELADMAVDSLMFPLFEIFNGRELKITYRPRNIIPVKDYLGAQKRFKHLFKKENEHIIEELQKDVNERWEYLQRREEAKV is encoded by the coding sequence ATGGTAAAAGAAGTCAAAACACTCAAAGGTTTTAGCCAAAGCGCTGAAAAATTTCAAGGCTCACACTTGCTTTGTCCGGGTTGTGGGCATGGCATTATCGTGCGCGAAGTTTTAAACGCTGTAGATGGGCCTATTGTTTTAGGCAATTCTACCGGCTGTTTAGAGGTATGCTCGGCGGTGTATCCGCACACTTCATGGGATGTGCCTTGGATTCATATTGGTTTTGAAAATGGCTCTACGGCGATTTCAGGGGTGGAAGCGATGTATAAAGCACTCGTGAATAAGGGCCGCTATCAAGGTCAAAAACCAAAATTTGTGGCATTCGGGGGCGATGGGGCTAGTTATGATATTGGTTTTCAATTCATCAGCGGTTGCATGGAAAGAGGGCATGACATGACTTACATTTGCCTAGATAATGAAAACTACGCCAATACCGGCGGCCAAAGAAGCGGCTCTACACCATTAGGGGCTAGCACTTCTACCACGCCATCAGGATCGGTTAGCTTTGGCAAAAAAGAAAAGAAAAAAGACATCGTCAATATCATGGCAAGCCATGGGGTTCCTTATGTGGCACAACTCTCGCCCAATAAATGGAAAGACATGAATAAAAAGATTAAAACCGCACTAGACACTGAAGGGCCTTGCTTCATCAACGCTCTTAGCCCATGCACGACTGAATGGAAATTTGAATCCAATAAAACCATTGAATTAGCGGATATGGCTGTGGATAGCTTGATGTTCCCCCTATTTGAAATCTTTAATGGCAGGGAGTTGAAAATCACTTACCGCCCAAGAAATATCATTCCTGTAAAGGATTATTTAGGGGCTCAAAAGCGCTTCAAACACCTTTTCAAAAAAGAAAACGAACACATTATTGAAGAATTGCAAAAAGATGTGAATGAGCGTTGGGAATACTTGCAACGCAGAGAAGAAGCTAAAGTATAG
- a CDS encoding glycosyltransferase family 8 protein gives MTPASSHSFKEQDFHIPIAFAFDKNYLIPAGACIYSLLESIAKANKKIRYTLHALVVGLNEEDKAKLYQIAESFKEFAALEVKDIEPFLDTIPNPFDEDFTKRFSKMVLVKYFLADLFPKYSKMVWSDVDVIFCNEFSADFLNIKEDDENYFYGVLEVEKHHMMEGFLFCNLDYWRKKNFTLRMHNLLKGNEAKEELDFTKWCWPNMKALGIEYCVFPWYYTIKDFSNAYLNKNYKKTILGALQNPTIIHYDAWLGAVKPWDYPFGLKADLWLNALTKTPFMSDWIDSIARVEIGSEKWHRYHSIVAYRYYFPLEKTEEQIAHDALKTFLDHYFSCIHDAIKQENLEMFLNHYFSHAHAEIKENSLEAFLNHYFSHVHRLPKNAQKKLFRVFVKHCILMPFKSLVGKTLRFLKLHAPTKKILIQLKLLKKS, from the coding sequence ATGACTCCAGCTTCAAGCCATTCTTTTAAAGAACAAGATTTTCATATCCCTATCGCTTTTGCTTTTGATAAGAATTACCTTATTCCTGCGGGCGCATGTATTTATTCCTTGTTGGAAAGCATCGCTAAAGCCAATAAAAAAATTCGTTACACCCTACACGCTTTAGTGGTGGGCTTGAATGAAGAAGATAAGGCAAAGCTTTACCAAATCGCAGAGTCTTTTAAAGAATTTGCTGCTTTAGAAGTGAAAGATATTGAACCTTTTTTAGACACTATCCCTAATCCTTTTGATGAGGATTTCACCAAGCGTTTTTCTAAAATGGTGTTAGTGAAGTATTTTCTAGCGGACTTGTTCCCCAAATATTCCAAAATGGTGTGGAGCGATGTGGATGTCATCTTTTGTAATGAATTTAGCGCTGATTTCTTAAACATTAAAGAAGATGATGAGAATTATTTTTATGGGGTTTTAGAAGTTGAAAAGCACCACATGATGGAAGGGTTTTTGTTTTGCAATTTAGATTACTGGCGCAAGAAGAATTTCACCTTAAGAATGCATAATCTTTTAAAGGGGAATGAGGCTAAAGAAGAGTTGGATTTTACAAAATGGTGTTGGCCTAACATGAAAGCTTTAGGGATTGAATATTGCGTTTTCCCTTGGTATTACACCATTAAAGATTTTTCTAACGCGTATTTAAACAAGAATTACAAGAAAACCATTTTAGGGGCACTTCAAAACCCTACCATTATCCACTATGACGCTTGGTTGGGGGCGGTGAAGCCTTGGGATTATCCTTTTGGTTTAAAAGCGGATTTATGGCTGAACGCTTTGACTAAAACCCCTTTTATGAGCGATTGGATTGATTCGATCGCTAGGGTGGAAATAGGCAGCGAAAAATGGCATCGTTACCACAGCATCGTTGCCTATCGCTACTACTTTCCCCTAGAAAAGACTGAAGAGCAGATCGCCCATGACGCGCTCAAGACTTTTTTAGATCATTATTTTTCGTGCATCCATGACGCAATCAAGCAGGAAAATCTCGAAATGTTCTTAAACCACTACTTCTCGCATGCCCATGCAGAGATTAAAGAAAACTCCCTTGAAGCGTTCTTGAACCACTACTTCTCGCATGTTCATAGACTCCCTAAAAACGCACAAAAGAAACTCTTTAGGGTGTTTGTCAAACACTGCATCCTCATGCCATTCAAGAGCCTTGTGGGTAAGACTCTGCGATTCTTAAAACTCCATGCACCAACCAAAAAAATCCTAATCCAACTCAAGCTCTTAAAAAAGAGCTAG
- a CDS encoding 4Fe-4S dicluster-binding protein yields MKDWNEFEMGAVLFPFEKNAQSEMEKHNDERHYTEQSYFTTSVAHWRVAKPVHNNNICINCFNCWVYCPDAAILSREGKLKGVDYSHCKGCGVCVDVCPTNPKSLWMFEEQIEPATALTQWPQKQEKKKS; encoded by the coding sequence ATGAAAGATTGGAATGAATTTGAAATGGGAGCGGTGCTCTTCCCTTTTGAAAAAAACGCGCAAAGCGAAATGGAAAAACACAATGATGAGCGCCATTACACCGAGCAAAGCTACTTCACCACTTCAGTGGCTCATTGGCGCGTGGCTAAGCCTGTGCATAACAATAATATTTGCATCAATTGCTTTAATTGTTGGGTTTATTGCCCAGACGCTGCTATTCTTTCAAGAGAGGGCAAATTAAAAGGCGTGGATTATTCTCATTGTAAAGGCTGTGGCGTGTGTGTGGATGTCTGCCCCACCAACCCTAAATCGCTATGGATGTTTGAAGAACAAATTGAGCCTGCTACCGCTCTCACTCAATGGCCGCAAAAACAAGAAAAGAAAAAATCATAA
- a CDS encoding pyruvate flavodoxin oxidoreductase subunit gamma, whose product MFQIRWHARAGQGAITGAKGLADVISKTGKEVQAFASYGSAKRGAAMMAYNRIDDEPILNHERFMQPDYVLVIDPGLVFIENIFANEKEDTTYIITSYLNKEELFEKKPELKTRKVFLVDCLKISMETLKRPIPNTPMLGALMKVSGMLEIGAFKEAFKKVLGKKLTQEVIDANMLAIQRAYEEVQ is encoded by the coding sequence ATGTTTCAAATTAGATGGCATGCACGAGCTGGCCAAGGTGCTATCACCGGTGCTAAGGGGCTGGCTGATGTGATTTCAAAAACAGGCAAAGAAGTGCAAGCGTTCGCTTCTTATGGTTCAGCTAAAAGGGGGGCTGCTATGATGGCTTATAACCGCATTGATGATGAGCCTATTTTAAACCATGAACGCTTCATGCAACCTGATTATGTGCTGGTGATTGATCCCGGTTTGGTTTTCATTGAAAACATCTTCGCTAATGAAAAAGAAGACACAACCTATATCATCACTAGCTATCTTAACAAAGAAGAATTGTTTGAAAAAAAACCTGAACTGAAAACCCGTAAGGTGTTTTTAGTGGATTGTTTAAAAATCTCTATGGAAACCTTAAAACGCCCCATCCCTAACACGCCCATGCTAGGGGCGTTGATGAAAGTGTCTGGCATGCTTGAAATCGGGGCTTTTAAAGAAGCTTTTAAGAAAGTTTTAGGCAAAAAGCTCACGCAAGAAGTCATTGACGCTAACATGCTCGCTATCCAAAGAGCTTATGAAGAAGTTCAATAA
- the purB gene encoding adenylosuccinate lyase, with the protein MLERYANEEMKALWNEQTKFETYLEVEKAVVRAWNKLGQIQDSDCEKICSKAAFNLERIKEIEKTTKHDLIAFTTCVAESLGEESRFFHYGITSSDCIDTAMALLMTKSLKLIQKGVKNLYETLKNRALEHKDTLMVGRSHGVFGEPITFGLVLALFADEIKRHLKALDLTMEFISVGAISGAMGNFAHAPLELEELACKFLGLKTANINNQVIQRDRYARLACDLALLASSCEKIAVNIRHLQRSEVYEVEEAFSAGQKGSSAMPHKRNPILSENITGLCRVIRSFATPMLENVALWHERDMSHSSVERFALPDLFITSDFMLSRLNSVIENLVVYPKNMLKNLALSGGLVFSQRVLLELPKKGLSREESYLIVQENAMKIWEVLQQGAFKNADENLFLNALLNDERLKKYLSEDEIKACFDYSYYTKNVGAIFKRVFE; encoded by the coding sequence GTGTTAGAACGCTATGCGAATGAAGAAATGAAAGCCCTATGGAATGAGCAAACCAAGTTTGAAACCTATTTAGAAGTGGAAAAAGCTGTCGTTAGGGCGTGGAACAAGCTTGGGCAAATCCAAGATAGCGATTGTGAAAAAATCTGCTCAAAGGCGGCATTCAACCTTGAGCGCATCAAAGAAATTGAAAAAACCACTAAGCATGATTTAATCGCTTTCACCACTTGCGTGGCTGAAAGTCTGGGCGAAGAATCCCGTTTTTTTCATTATGGGATCACTTCTAGCGATTGCATTGATACGGCTATGGCGCTATTGATGACAAAAAGCTTAAAACTCATTCAAAAAGGCGTTAAAAACCTCTATGAAACCCTTAAAAACAGGGCTTTAGAGCATAAAGACACGCTGATGGTGGGCAGAAGCCATGGGGTGTTTGGCGAACCCATTACTTTTGGATTAGTGTTGGCCCTTTTTGCCGATGAAATCAAACGGCATTTAAAAGCCTTAGATTTAACGATGGAATTTATCAGCGTGGGAGCGATCAGTGGGGCTATGGGGAATTTCGCACACGCCCCCTTAGAATTAGAAGAATTAGCGTGCAAATTTTTAGGCTTAAAAACCGCCAATATCAATAATCAAGTCATTCAAAGAGACCGCTACGCTAGGCTTGCATGCGATCTGGCTCTTTTAGCGAGCAGTTGTGAAAAAATCGCTGTCAATATCCGCCATTTGCAACGCAGTGAAGTCTATGAAGTGGAAGAAGCTTTTTCAGCAGGGCAAAAAGGAAGCTCTGCGATGCCTCACAAAAGAAACCCCATATTGAGCGAGAATATCACCGGGCTTTGCAGGGTGATTCGCTCTTTTGCTACCCCTATGCTAGAAAATGTCGCCTTATGGCATGAAAGGGACATGAGCCATAGCTCTGTGGAGCGTTTTGCATTGCCCGATCTGTTCATCACTAGCGATTTTATGCTCAGCCGCTTGAATAGCGTGATTGAAAATTTGGTGGTTTATCCTAAAAACATGCTTAAAAATTTAGCTTTGAGTGGGGGGCTAGTCTTTTCGCAACGGGTGTTATTGGAATTGCCTAAAAAAGGTTTGAGCAGAGAAGAAAGCTATCTCATCGTGCAAGAAAATGCGATGAAAATATGGGAGGTTTTGCAACAAGGAGCTTTTAAAAACGCTGATGAAAATTTGTTTTTAAACGCCCTACTCAACGATGAACGCTTGAAAAAATATTTGAGCGAGGATGAAATCAAAGCATGTTTTGATTATAGTTATTACACTAAAAATGTGGGGGCGATTTTTAAAAGGGTGTTTGAATAA
- a CDS encoding tetratricopeptide repeat protein — MRYSSKLALKICLVGLCLFSTLGAEHLGQRGNYIYKGEEAYNNKEYERAASFYKSAIKNGEPLAYILLGIMYENGRGVPKDYKKAVEYFQKAVDNDIPRGYNNLGVMYKEGRGVPKDEKKAVEYFRIATEKGYTNAYINLGIMYMEGRGVPSNYVKATEYFRKAMHKGNVEAYILLGDIYYSGNDQLGIDPDKDKAVVYYKMAADISSSRAYEGLAESYRYGLGVEKDKQKADEYMQKACDFDIDKNCKKKNTSSR, encoded by the coding sequence ATGAGATACTCAAGTAAATTAGCCTTGAAAATTTGTTTAGTAGGTTTGTGTTTATTTAGCACTCTTGGGGCAGAACACCTTGGACAGAGAGGGAATTATATTTATAAAGGGGAGGAAGCCTATAATAATAAGGAATACGAGCGAGCGGCTTCTTTTTATAAGAGTGCTATTAAAAATGGCGAGCCGCTTGCTTATATTCTTTTGGGAATCATGTATGAAAATGGTAGGGGCGTTCCTAAAGATTACAAGAAAGCGGTTGAATATTTTCAAAAAGCTGTTGATAACGATATACCTAGAGGGTATAACAATTTAGGTGTGATGTATAAAGAGGGTAGGGGAGTTCCTAAAGATGAAAAGAAAGCCGTGGAGTATTTTAGAATAGCTACAGAGAAAGGCTATACTAACGCCTATATAAACTTAGGCATCATGTATATGGAGGGTAGGGGAGTTCCAAGCAACTATGTGAAAGCGACAGAGTACTTTAGAAAAGCGATGCATAAGGGTAATGTAGAAGCTTATATCCTTTTAGGGGATATTTATTATAGTGGGAATGATCAATTGGGTATTGATCCAGACAAAGATAAGGCTGTTGTTTATTATAAAATGGCGGCTGATATAAGTTCTTCTAGGGCTTATGAAGGGTTAGCAGAGTCTTATCGGTATGGGTTAGGTGTGGAAAAAGATAAGCAAAAAGCTGATGAATACATGCAAAAAGCATGTGATTTTGACATTGATAAAAATTGTAAGAAAAAGAACACTTCAAGCCGATAA
- a CDS encoding outer membrane protein, whose protein sequence is MKRALCLILGLSCALNAEGFKDILTKGDYTFFNKKVVLPIKRYADRSAFYLGLGYQLGSVQHNYSNLNLFQRFTRTQILFSDGLSPVFKNSYVSNGLGVQAGYKWVGKHEETKWFGFRWGLFYDLSASLYGAQESQSIIISTYGSYMDLLFNAYNGDKFFAGFNLGIAFAGVYKKLSNELLYQTLLQDTFGGKVDPNGFQFLVDLGVRLGNKRNQFGFGIKIPTYYFNHYYSMNNISNNSGDVLKVLRFLEYGINSLLYQVDFRCNYSVYFNYTYSF, encoded by the coding sequence TTGAAGCGAGCGTTATGTTTAATTTTAGGGCTTTCTTGCGCACTTAATGCAGAGGGTTTTAAAGACATTTTGACTAAAGGGGATTACACTTTTTTTAATAAAAAGGTGGTTTTGCCCATCAAACGCTATGCGGATAGATCGGCGTTTTATCTGGGGCTTGGGTATCAATTAGGAAGCGTTCAGCACAACTACAGCAATTTGAATCTATTCCAGCGTTTCACTAGAACCCAAATCCTTTTCAGCGATGGCTTAAGCCCTGTTTTTAAAAATTCGTATGTGTCTAATGGTCTTGGCGTACAAGCGGGCTATAAATGGGTGGGCAAGCATGAAGAAACGAAATGGTTTGGCTTCAGGTGGGGGCTATTTTATGATTTGAGCGCCTCTCTTTATGGTGCTCAAGAATCGCAGTCTATCATCATTTCCACTTACGGCTCTTATATGGATTTATTATTTAACGCTTATAATGGGGATAAGTTTTTTGCCGGGTTCAATCTGGGGATTGCTTTTGCTGGAGTGTATAAGAAATTGAGCAATGAATTATTGTATCAAACGCTTCTTCAAGACACTTTTGGCGGGAAAGTGGATCCAAATGGCTTCCAGTTTTTGGTGGATTTAGGGGTTCGTTTGGGGAATAAGCGCAACCAATTTGGCTTTGGGATTAAAATCCCTACTTATTATTTTAACCATTATTATTCCATGAATAACATTAGCAATAATAGTGGAGATGTCCTAAAGGTTTTACGATTTTTAGAATACGGGATCAACAGCTTGTTGTATCAAGTTGATTTCAGGTGCAATTACTCGGTTTATTTCAACTACACTTATAGTTTTTAA
- a CDS encoding 2-oxoacid:ferredoxin oxidoreductase subunit alpha has protein sequence MARSIELQEIEVWDGNTASSNALRQAQIDVVAAYPITPSTPIVQNYGSFKDNDYIDGEFVLVESEHAAMSACVGAAAAGGRVSTATSSQGLALMVEVLYQASGMRLPIVLNLVNRALAAPLNIHGDHSDMYLSRDSGWISLCTCNPQEAYDFTLMAFRIAEHQKVRVPTIVNQDGFLCSHTVQNVRPLSDEVAYQFVGEYQTKHSLLDFDKPVSYGAQAEEEWHYEHKAQLHHAIMSASSVIEEVFNDFAKLTGRQYHLTKTFQLEDAEIAIFALGTTYESAIVAAKEMRKKGIKAGAATIHSLRPFPYEKLGQDLKNLKALAVLDKSSPAGAMGAMFNEVTSTVYQTQGTKHPVVSNYIYGLGERDMTIAHLCEIFEEINEDALKGTLTHSTQQFVGLRGPKMSFF, from the coding sequence ATGGCAAGAAGTATTGAATTACAAGAGATAGAAGTGTGGGATGGTAATACCGCTAGCTCTAACGCTTTAAGACAGGCTCAAATTGATGTCGTCGCAGCCTATCCTATCACCCCATCAACGCCCATTGTACAGAATTATGGCTCGTTTAAGGATAATGACTATATTGATGGCGAATTTGTTTTAGTGGAATCTGAGCATGCCGCCATGAGTGCATGCGTGGGAGCTGCTGCTGCAGGCGGGAGGGTCAGCACTGCGACTAGCTCTCAAGGTTTAGCGTTAATGGTAGAGGTTTTATACCAGGCTTCTGGCATGCGTTTGCCTATCGTTTTGAATTTAGTCAATCGTGCTTTAGCAGCCCCTTTGAATATCCATGGCGATCATTCTGATATGTATTTAAGCAGGGATTCTGGTTGGATAAGTTTATGCACATGCAACCCCCAAGAAGCTTATGATTTCACTTTAATGGCGTTTAGAATCGCAGAGCATCAGAAGGTACGCGTGCCTACTATTGTCAATCAAGATGGCTTTTTATGCTCGCACACCGTGCAGAATGTCCGCCCTTTGAGCGATGAAGTGGCTTATCAATTCGTAGGCGAATACCAAACCAAACATTCCCTTTTGGATTTTGATAAACCGGTAAGCTATGGCGCACAAGCTGAAGAAGAATGGCATTATGAGCATAAAGCCCAACTCCACCATGCGATCATGAGCGCATCTTCTGTGATTGAAGAAGTGTTCAATGATTTCGCTAAACTCACCGGCAGACAATACCATCTGACTAAAACTTTCCAGCTAGAAGACGCTGAAATCGCTATCTTTGCATTAGGCACTACCTATGAATCAGCGATCGTAGCGGCTAAAGAAATGCGTAAAAAAGGCATTAAGGCCGGTGCGGCTACCATCCATTCCTTACGCCCCTTCCCTTATGAAAAATTAGGGCAGGATTTGAAAAATCTTAAAGCTTTAGCGGTTTTAGACAAGAGCTCTCCAGCGGGTGCTATGGGAGCGATGTTTAATGAAGTAACGAGCACGGTGTATCAAACGCAAGGGACTAAACACCCTGTGGTGTCTAACTATATCTATGGTTTAGGCGAAAGGGATATGACAATCGCGCATTTATGTGAAATTTTTGAAGAAATCAATGAAGACGCTCTTAAAGGCACGCTCACGCACTCTACCCAACAATTCGTAGGCTTGCGCGGTCCTAAAATGAGCTTTTTTTAA
- a CDS encoding outer membrane protein, translated as MNKTMVKILMGMALLSSLQATEAELDEKSKKPKFADRNTFYLGVGYQLSAINTSFSTESVDKSYFMTGNGFGVVLGGKFVAKTQAVEHVGFRYGLFYDQTFSSHKSYISTYGLEFSGLWDAFNSPKMFLGLEFGLGIAGATYMPGGAMHGIIAQNLGKENSLFQLLVKVGFRFGFFHNEITFGLKFPFIPNKRTEIIDGLSATTLWHRLPVAYFNYIYNF; from the coding sequence ATGAATAAAACAATGGTTAAAATATTGATGGGCATGGCGTTATTATCATCGCTTCAAGCCACAGAGGCAGAGCTTGATGAAAAATCCAAAAAACCTAAATTTGCGGATAGGAATACATTTTATTTAGGGGTTGGGTATCAACTTAGCGCGATCAACACATCTTTTAGCACCGAGTCTGTAGATAAATCGTATTTCATGACCGGCAATGGCTTTGGTGTGGTGTTAGGGGGGAAATTTGTGGCTAAAACGCAAGCTGTAGAGCATGTGGGTTTTCGTTACGGGTTGTTTTATGATCAGACTTTTTCTTCTCACAAATCCTATATTTCTACCTATGGTTTAGAATTTAGCGGTTTGTGGGACGCTTTCAATTCGCCAAAGATGTTTTTAGGGTTAGAGTTTGGCTTAGGCATCGCTGGGGCGACTTACATGCCAGGAGGGGCTATGCATGGGATTATCGCTCAAAATTTAGGCAAAGAAAATTCGCTTTTCCAATTGCTTGTGAAAGTGGGTTTTCGTTTTGGCTTTTTCCACAATGAAATCACTTTCGGGTTGAAATTCCCTTTCATTCCTAACAAAAGAACTGAAATCATTGATGGCTTGAGCGCGACTACTCTATGGCACCGCTTACCGGTCGCTTATTTCAATTATATCTATAATTTTTAG
- the uvrB gene encoding excinuclease ABC subunit UvrB — translation MPLFDLKSPYPPAGDQPQAIEALTKSLKNNNHYQTLVGVTGSGKTYTMANIIAQTNKPALIMSHNKTLCAQLYSEFKAFFPHNRVEYFISHFDYYQPESYIPRRDLFIEKDSSINDDLERLRLSATTSLLGYDDVIVIASVSANYGLGNPEEYLKVMEKIKVGEKRAYKSFLLKLVEMGYSRNEVVFDRGSFRAAGECVDIFPAYNDAEFIRIEFFGDEIERIAVFDALEKNEIKRLDSVMLYAASQFAVGSERLNLALKSIEDELALRLKFFKEQDKMLEYNRLKQRTEHDLEMISATGVCKGIENYARHFTGKAPNETPFCLFDYLGIFEREFLVIVDESHVSLSQFGGMYAGDMSRKSVLVEYGFRLPSALDNRPLKFDEFIHKNCQFLFVSATPNKLELELSKKNVAEQIIRPTGLLDPKFEVRDSDKQVQDLFDEIKLVVARDERVLITTLTKKMAEELCKYYAEWGLKARYMHSEIDAIERNHIIRSLRLKEFDILIGINLLREGLDLPEVSLVAIMDADKEGFLRSETSLIQTMGRAARNANGKVLLYAKKTTQSMQKAFEVTSYRRAKQEEFNKLHHITPKTVTRALEEELKLRDDEIKIAKALKKDKIPKSEREKIIKELDKKMRECAKNLDFEEAMRLRDEIAKLRTL, via the coding sequence ATGCCTTTATTTGATTTAAAAAGCCCTTATCCGCCAGCAGGCGATCAACCCCAAGCTATAGAAGCCTTAACGAAAAGCTTGAAAAATAACAACCATTATCAAACTTTAGTGGGGGTTACAGGAAGCGGTAAGACTTATACGATGGCTAATATCATTGCTCAAACCAATAAACCCGCTTTGATCATGAGCCATAATAAGACTTTATGCGCGCAGCTTTATAGCGAATTTAAGGCGTTTTTCCCACATAATAGGGTGGAGTATTTTATCTCCCACTTTGATTATTACCAGCCTGAAAGCTATATTCCTAGAAGGGATTTATTCATTGAAAAAGACAGCTCTATTAATGATGATTTAGAGCGTTTAAGATTGAGCGCGACCACCTCACTTTTAGGTTATGATGATGTGATCGTGATAGCGAGCGTTTCGGCTAATTATGGTTTGGGTAACCCTGAAGAATATTTAAAAGTCATGGAAAAAATCAAAGTGGGCGAGAAGCGCGCTTATAAGAGCTTTTTATTAAAGCTAGTAGAAATGGGTTATAGCCGTAATGAAGTGGTGTTTGATAGGGGGAGCTTTAGAGCGGCGGGGGAATGCGTGGATATTTTCCCCGCTTATAATGACGCTGAATTCATTAGGATTGAATTTTTTGGCGATGAGATAGAAAGGATTGCTGTCTTTGACGCTTTAGAAAAAAATGAAATCAAGCGCTTGGATTCTGTCATGCTTTATGCGGCCAGTCAGTTTGCCGTAGGGAGTGAGAGGTTGAATTTAGCGCTTAAAAGCATTGAAGATGAACTCGCTTTAAGATTGAAATTTTTTAAAGAGCAGGATAAAATGCTTGAATACAACCGCTTGAAACAACGCACCGAGCATGATTTAGAAATGATTAGCGCAACTGGTGTGTGTAAGGGCATTGAAAATTACGCGCGCCATTTTACAGGCAAAGCCCCTAATGAAACGCCTTTTTGTTTGTTTGATTATTTAGGGATATTTGAGCGGGAGTTTTTAGTCATTGTGGATGAAAGCCATGTGAGTTTGTCGCAGTTTGGGGGGATGTATGCAGGGGATATGAGCAGGAAAAGCGTTTTAGTGGAATATGGTTTTAGATTGCCTAGTGCTTTAGACAACCGCCCTTTAAAATTTGATGAATTTATCCATAAAAATTGCCAGTTCCTTTTTGTGTCCGCTACGCCCAATAAGCTAGAATTAGAGCTTTCTAAAAAGAATGTCGCTGAGCAAATCATTCGCCCTACAGGGCTTTTAGACCCTAAATTTGAAGTGCGAGACAGCGACAAGCAAGTCCAGGATTTATTTGATGAAATCAAGTTAGTGGTGGCTAGAGATGAAAGGGTGCTCATCACCACACTCACTAAAAAAATGGCAGAAGAATTGTGCAAATATTATGCTGAATGGGGCTTGAAAGCGCGTTACATGCATAGTGAAATTGATGCGATTGAACGAAATCACATTATCCGCTCTTTAAGGCTTAAAGAATTTGACATTTTAATAGGGATCAATCTTTTAAGAGAAGGGCTGGATTTGCCTGAAGTCTCTTTAGTAGCGATCATGGATGCGGATAAAGAAGGGTTTTTAAGGAGTGAAACAAGCCTCATTCAAACCATGGGGCGAGCCGCTAGAAACGCTAATGGCAAGGTTTTATTATACGCTAAAAAAACCACTCAAAGCATGCAAAAAGCCTTTGAAGTTACTAGCTACAGGCGCGCTAAGCAAGAAGAGTTTAATAAGCTTCATCATATTACTCCCAAAACCGTTACTCGCGCTTTAGAAGAGGAGTTGAAATTAAGAGACGATGAAATTAAAATCGCTAAAGCCTTAAAAAAGGACAAAATACCTAAAAGTGAAAGGGAAAAAATCATTAAAGAACTGGATAAAAAAATGCGAGAATGCGCGAAAAATTTGGATTTTGAAGAAGCGATGCGTTTGAGAGACGAAATCGCTAAATTAAGAACGCTTTAA